TCAATCACAGGGGTCTTGTTTTTAACTGATATTTTGGAGGCCAATCTGCCAAACCTCCTTCTTCCCTCAGAGTCAGGGGAGGGGTTATCATTCTCAACATCCTCTAAAGATGAATTTTCCTCAAAGACAATTCATTTACGTTTGACTGGGGttttacctttacccttggaaAGGGAGTGGGACATGCCGAGAGAGGCAAACGATGTCAAGATGGGGGAGACAAAAGAAGGAAAAGACATAGGGAAATTAGCCATAGCAAAGACCTCATGTGAAATTTGTAAAAATTTGGGAAAAGCCATAGAAAGGGCAGCAAGTTGCTGAGGGTTTGGCATAGAGGGTTGAGAGAGCGTGGGGTTCTGGGGCGGGCAAAGGGCTTGGTGGTATTTATAAAGCCTATATATGAGACTCTGGTGGAGGAGGTATGGTAGCTTATCCCCGTGCTTGGGATCCAAGGTATCCTTGACAGAGATTTCAATGGAATGCAACAAGTAAAAAGGCAGACAGAGAAAATCGTTATTATGAAAATGATTCAGAAGGggaaaatgataataaaaaaatacCTTGTGTCTAGCTTTGAGcatgaaatattttattatcatTAGGTAGATCATATTCCAAGGATGTTTTATCTCTTCACGGGCAAACCCACCTTGGAGTTTAACAGGTTCCTCATGGTTACAGAATAAATGTTTCATGCCTTGACTATTGGCCACATGGTTGATGAGCTTCCAATGCCGCAAATCAAGGGCTGACCTCATGGCCTGGACGATGGTTTCCTCAAAGACTTCAAATGAAAGGCCACCCGCCAAAAAATGCTGCCCTGACTAGGAGGAGGAAAATTCAGCAGAGAGCTACTCATCATGGCCCTGAAGACATTCCAAGAAATCAGCAACCCCTCCTTCCATGCATAAATTCCATACCGTGGGGTCATTCTTCAATTTATCTGGTTTATCCAACTCGTATCTGACCCTTTTACCCCCCATATCATCCGCCAAGagagcttctttagtcatgaaGACGGTCTCGCAGAGACCCTTGGATAAACTAGCCATGGGAAAATAGTGGGAAGTGTGCAAGCTAGGGGTCATTAAGCGAGACATGAAGTTAGGCATGTGGGAAATAATCAACACACTTTTGGAAATGATTTCCTAATTCCATGGCATGAGAAGCTAGCAGGTATCAGTAGCAACCATCATGTAAACTTCCATATCATATCTCATTATTAGGAGATAAGCCTAAAATGTTTTCCAACAAAGTAGCAGGTCCTTCGAAGCCAAGCTGGCTGAACAAGTAACCACCCAACTGACAGTAAGCATTGGAatattcccattatttgaattatgaaaccaacaccttTGAATAaccccaagggaagagaggagagtaTGGAAAAAACTAAGAAACAACTCAATCATTGATAGATATTTCAGATTTATCTCCGTAAAGAAGGTAGTTGATGTGGTCTGGGAGGGAATTCTGGCTCCTCCAACATCTTAACCCAGAAATATTTAGACCAAGGGCAGCCAAAGCATCAACCACTCTGTTACCCTCTTTGAATACATGCATGAGTCTGAATGAGTTGAGCCTGGAAATGAGCCTTAGGGTGTCCTTAATGGTTCCCTCAATGGTCAAGTTAAGCCTATTCCGCCCTTTGACAACATCTATGATGAGCTTGGAATTACCCTCAATATCCATTGACCTGATTCCCCTAGTGAGGGAAAAATGAATCCCCCAGGCTAAGGCCATTGCTTTAGCCTGATTAGAGGAGTGCCCATTCAAGTTACCTGCATATGCAGCAACAAGGGCCCCCATGTGGGTTCTAATGATCCCTCCACTAGTAGCCAGGCCCCCTCTAACaaccccatcaaagttgagtttaaagCCATGGGTGGTAGGAGGTGACAAGACCATGCTTTTCCTTAAGATTCTCTTCGATCAATCAACAAGAGAGAACAAGGGGGAAGATTCCAGTATCTAGCAATTTCCCAATCCCAAGTAAAGAGGGGCTTGGAGGCTAGTCAAGTTCTAGTGACcaagatattctcaagaatcaactttAGGAAATGAGAAAACACAGTTTCTAAAGAGGCCTCTTTATCTCTGAATATCTtgtcattcctttccttccaaatactCCAGCTCACATGAGGGGGGATTTTCTTCCATAGTTGTTGTATAAGGGGTTGGAGGAGGGACCCCGAAACTCTTGGGAAAAATTTAACAAGTTGTCATTCATAATCCATCTGATATTGAGCTTGTTGTAGACCATCCCCCTGAGCTCTTGAGCAAACAcacagtgaagaaaaagatgagcgGGGTTTTctgcatcatttttgcaaaggatgCATCTATTAGGCAATTGGAATCCCCTCTTAACTAGATtgtcttgtgtcaaaattttgttgTGGAGAGTCGGTCACCAGAAGAAGTTGACCTTGGGGATGAGTTGGGGGTTCCAGACCTCTTTCTAGTTGATGGCATGATCAGGTTCCCTCAGCAAGTTGTTGTAagtagttctgatagagaagtccccagaggggtcccacttccaaatgaatttaTCTTCCCTGGGGAAGAAGGGGAGGAAGGTGCCTGCCAAAAGATCTTGAATCTCTCTAGCCATAGAGAGGAAGGGTTGATCAATGCAACAGTCCTATAAAGCCCTCCAAGTGTTGTTGATGAAGTAATCACTGACCCTCTCCCCAAAGAAACACTTAGCAGCATCCCGGAGCCTTCTAAGGGAGGGGGAGAAACCAAGGGGCTTCTCTCCCAACTACCAATCCTCCCAGAAGAGGAtattcctaccatttccaataagccacctcataGCATGGGATAAAGGGTCCCTGCAACTCATGATGtttttccaaattttggaacccctggGGAGGCCATCCTCCTTGAGGATAGAGGAAAAAATACCATTTCCCAAGTATTTAGCCCTGATAATCCTGCTCCAATCAACGTCCTTATTTAGAAGCTTCTtggcaattttggtcataagggcctTGTTGAACCTGGAGATCTTGCGGGTTCCCAACCCGCCCATGGCCTTAAGGAGACAAACTATGTCCCAGCCCACCAAAGCAAGCCTCTTCTTTACTTCCATCCTAGTCCAAAGGAAAGTCCTTTGGATAATCTCCAGCTTGGAAACCATGGCCACCAAAATATTAAAAAGGGAGAGGAAGTACATAGGGATCCCCTGGAGGGAGGAGGTAAGAAGCTACAATTTCCCAACACCACTGAAGAGtctacctttccaaccagccaatttaTTCTACATTCTTTCAAGGATGGTGACCCAAAAATAATTAGAAACATCTTTGATAGTTAAAGGGAGGCCAAGGTAGGTGTGAGGGAGGGATGCCCTTTGACAGCCAAGGATTCTATAGATTTTATCGTAGAGTTGcacatgagtgtgaaagaagtaTATGCTTCTCTTCTTGTAGTTGATGTGCTGACAAAAGGCCTGAGCATATAAGTTGAGGAAATATTTCCAAACAGTAGCTTCCACCACAAAGGAGATTCCAAAGAGAATAATGTCATCGACAAACTGTTGCAGAACATTTGGAGGCGTGGTTGAGGCTAGTTTGATACCCAAGAAAGATCCCCTATTAACCATGGAGTTCAGGTTAGATGCCAACACTTCAGCAATGATaatgaagaggtaaggggagagagggtCCCCTTGTCTCAGACCTCTGAAGGCCTTGAACTTCCCCAAGGGGCTTCCATTAAGAAGAATAGAGTATCTAATCATAGATATGCATTCCCTGGTGAGATTTAGAAGTTTATCTCCAAACCCAACCTTCTTCAGAACTTTGAAGAGAAAGTTCCAGTTGACTCTGTCATAAGGCTTAGAGATATCAAGCTTGAGTACCATTCCCAGCTAATGGAACTTGTCCATAGAATGGAttatctcatgagtagagatggcTGCATCAAGAATTTGTCTACTAGGAACAAAAACTTTCTAGGTTGGGCTAATCAGAAAGTCAAGGAAAGGTTTAAACCTATTAACAAGAACTTtgctgaagattttgtaaatagtgtTGCAAAGGCTGATAGGGCAGAAGTCCTTGAGGGAGGCCACCTCCTAAATTTTGGGGACATGGGTAATGAAGGTGCTATTGAGCTTGCTAAGAAGCAATCCAGATCTAAAAATATCCCTAGTggcaagaacaacatcaaggcccaCCACATCCCAGAAATTTTAGAATAAAGCTAGGGGGAAACCATCAGGACTCGGGGCTTTGAAGGCACCCATAGAAAAAATAGTGgtcttgacttcctcctcagagATAGGGGTAATAATGAGATTATTATCCTCCAGCAAAAGGGGGAGTGGGAGGAAATTGATAAGGTCCTCCCCAATAGGGGCCCCAAAGTCACTATCATCCCTAAACAAAGTGCAAAATAGTTAGTAGTCAATCTACCCAGACTATCCTCATCTTTGACCTCCTAATTGTTGTCCTCCATGAGGGAAAAGATGTGGTTTCTTCGCTTGTGGATATTGGCAGATCTATTGAAGAAAGTTGTATTCTTATCTACCTCCTTGAGCCATTGCACTCGAGATTTCTATTTCCAGTAGAGTTCTTCTTTGTAAGAGTTTTCTTTCCATTTTCTACAAAGAACTGCCTCCTCCATGTGGGTAGCTTCAAGGGAGTCACCATCATCAATGCGCTCCTGAATAGTAGTCAACTTATTATTAAGATTCTTTTTCTAAATGAAGATGTCCCCGAAGGTATTTTATTCCAACCCCTGACATTCTTTTTGATCGATTCTAACTTATGGGCAACCCCGAACATGGGTGTGCCAGAGATGTCGGTACCCCACCATCTTTTGATGTAGTCCTTGAATTCAAGATGAGAattccacataatttcatacctaAAGGGGTGGTTTTTCCTTACATGATTTGTGGTACTACAAAGGAGTAGGGGGTTGTGGTCGGAGACTGTTCCGAGGAGGGCAGAGAGCTTCAAAGAAGGACCAATTCCCCAATTACCCAGAATGAGAAACTTGTCAAGTCTAACTTGTATAAGATCCTTTCCTTTCCTAAGATTGGACCAATTGAATTTTTGCCCCATTAATTCCACATCCAATAACCCATTCCTACCAATAAAGTCAACAAGGTCTATCATGCTATCAGAGTACTCTGAGAGGCCACCCAACTTCTCAGAGGGGATCAAAGGAGAGTTGAAATTACCCGCAATCAACTAGTGGGCATTGGCATTATTTTGAATTAGAGCAGTTATATCATTCTAGAAATTCAATCTACCCAACCAGATGTTAGGGGCATAAACATTAATGTACAGGCAAGAATCCATTGGGGAAGAGAGTTCAGAGACCAAAGAGTTGGCAGAGTAGGAGAGGAGACTACCAGAGaaatgggaggggtcccacatggtaACCAAGCCACTAGAAACTCCAATAGCATCAATGATAAAGAACttagcaccaagccaaatttttccAGCAACAAGGGAAAAGGAGGTCATAGACATTTTAACCTCTTGAAGGAGAAGGACCttcatttattttctaaaatacaattcttaagagcatattgcttttggggACTATTAAAGCCCCTCATATTCCATGAGAGGACCATAatttcttaccttttatggacATCTCCAAGGTCTATTTCCTACCATAGGCAATGTCCTTTGCTACTTCCTTTTGTCTAGATAGTCTATGTGATGGCTGAATCACTTTAAGGTTAGTCCCCACATCAGGCTATGTATTTCTGGTTTTGTGTCTCTGTGTAGTCCAACCCTCATCATCATGTATCTTGCAACCACTGGATGAAGCTCTAGGTGTACCAAGAGAGGGGAGGCCCAGGTTCGGAGTGTGGTGAGTTAACATCATCGGGGAGCAAGCCCTCTCAGGGGCAAGAATGGGACCCCTCGCAAATTTGTCATCTTCCAGCTGATCAACAGGTTGAATGATGTTGGCCATCAAGGAGATGCACTGCTCCTTCAAAGCTAGCTTAGGGGCCTCGTCCTCATTCTTTGTAGGATATTTGAGAAGGTTGATAATACTCTCAACAAAAGGGTACTCTTccataaccagctcatcaactaCAGGGGAAAGCAAACCAGGGCCATAAGAAGAAGCCACATCTTCCTAGCTATCAGGCCATTAGGCTTAGGAGAAACCATTATTTCATCAAGAGTCAGGCCCTTGATCCTGAGAGGAATGGGATCCAGAGCTTTACATTAAGAGATAATATGACcttctttttgatatttttggtagaAAAGAGTGGAATTTTCATAAACAAGGGCTTGGGTCAAGCTTCCCAGCTTGGACTTGAGGGTTATAAAATTAGGGAGATTCATACTCACAGTAGCTTGAACATAGAATTGTGCATAGACCAGGCATGATTTGGTTATGGTAATCTCATAGACACTAACAAAGTGTCCAAAGGTattcccaatccatctaaagatgtACTCATACCAGTACTCAAGGGGGAGCCCTAGGAGCCACACCCAAACTGGGGCAGTTTTCTACAAATCAGTCGCTGGCTCAAAACCAGTCTTCCATTGATAGAGGGAGAGGTTACAACATCCATAAGACCAGCTTCCAGAAAGGACAAGAGTGACATCATCCTCAAtagtgaatttgaagaggaagagggctcTAGGCATAGTGCTAACAGAGACACTCCCTTTTAGTTTCCATTTGTCCTTAACCCATTTTCTAACCATTTCCATTGTGGGGCCAAGAGAGAAAATTTTTCCAACCAGGGTGTTGGCCATGTTGAGCAAGATGCAATCTAAAATTGAGTCAAATAGCTCTAAAGCCATTCCCTCCTCAATTTGAGAGTAGATGGGGGCGATTTTGGGGTCCACAGTCTCAGTGTTCCTGACCATCACATTTTTCCATCCTTTGAGGTTCAAGCTATCAGTGATAGTTTGTTCATCATGAACAACTGATGCATTAGGTTTAAGAGTAGAAACCATGGGCATGACCAAAGACCTCCCCTTTTTTAGGACCATCAACCATCACAGCCTCAGGCAGACAGGTCGCAACTAGCTAAAACTCACCCAGAATGAAAGGAGGAACCACCATAGTGGTAGGAGGGGATGTGACAGAATGTGTTAGCATCGTAAAGTCCAAAGAGAGGTCCGAAGGTGGTGGGAGAAGATCCCCACGTACAGAAACAACCATGAACGATGGGTGTTTGTATGGAAAATTGTAGAATGGGCAATTTGGTATGGGTAAAATGttattgttggcatattggcataacttttgatgatattgatgaaccggtataaggactattggtgatgatatagttgagatgttgtttgatgacttgatgatcagtttgtgttgtcattgatggaaactatagttatattgttctatcatgttatctaagtcgtcTATGATTGACCAGAGAgatatggaatggatttgacagttagCTTGCAAATATGACTTTAACtggtaaatgtgaaactgtgttatggttaagtaattggatctagagattgatgaagaatttggtgtGGTGGTTTCAAATATGTgttggtaacattgtaatgaggttatgactggaactgcatcatgttttggctaACAGAAGTGATGTTTATGATTGACTGATATATTTTATGTAGGGTTTAAAAACCGATATTCAAATCTTAaaatcggtaatgattttgagtttgacggtgtattacattatgtttgtaagatggtgatgatgtgGCTGAATCCGCGTGAAGTGATAATATTATGTTTTGGTGCGATcaaagagtgaatttcttgggaatgagctaAAGGTTTGAAAGTGTATTAGATAgatgtgcagtgatcattcaatgactgaatttgatttataattgattgtaatgatccatatgatgatatgtaatgacttgtaaagatctgtgatgatctatgatgtaaatctcaGGGTTTTGTAATTgaataagttgtaaagtctatttagggtaagtttgtgatgatttactgtgtcagtgatcaaaagaagagtgtgtggccaAACTAGTGTGTGTGTCTACAAGAGAGAAGAAGATTGGAATAGAAAAGGATCTGTACAAGTAACCAGAGAGTGATATTTTTCAGATCATACatatgttgttccctaacagttgtaacagactcaaaatcccttaattgggtctgTCCTGATAGGCCTGATTATAGAAATCCATTCAccaggtgactcattagcttgggttataaatcctttcacaaggttactcctaacagattaaagctcctaatagggctaaggtaaatTCCTTAACCAGGGGACTCCTAACAAGGTTttctcctaaccgggcatatttgtaagctcctaactgggctaggctcctaacagggcgcattctcaaaggaccatggtttttcccatttgggtttccatgttaaaatttgAGTGTTCATGTGTtcattgatttcttatgtgttgagttgatatctttctattgcatgcatgttgatgaacacttagaagaacaaTTTGATAAATCCGATTAGCAATATGGTTTTAGTTATTACCGGtactgtttatgagttgttttgaaagaagtttttggtggttgttaaaTTTTTAAAGTTTACTACTGttatcgattcacccccctctcagtaataaccaattcctcacaaataacaattggtatcagtgcattggtcctctatgtgcataagcttaaccacttgaggaaaagatctagaggAAAATGATGGAGGGTACAAAGTTTACTAAGGAtaactacacaatatggaaagacaaaatgaagatttatatcaaaggtatgggttcttaattttggcaacatgttactactaaatatgtaaCCCCTATTGGTCCTCTAACTCTAGATCATCTTAAGGAGCAacaggaaaacaatcaagcactggaagccattgtaagtgcaTTGTCCGATACATaatacattgatgtacatggattatAAATTtcatttgaagtttgggagaaattagaactaatctatggcAGTGACAAACATATTCAAAAAGATAAGaaagagagtcttagaggtaaatctgattatatgagaatggtagaaggtgaGAATATAGCTCAGTATGGACAGAGAATTAAAGAGGTTGTCGGtggtattaaaagtgttggaggaaagattgaagTTTACATTGTTGTAAGTAAGATGTTAAGAACTCTTTTACCTGCCTATGCTATAAGGGTTTctactattcaagagttaaggtcaataagtagtgataaagtcactattaattctcttattggtaaactaactacatttgaattaaatagttttgataacaataTTTCTAAGACATTTGAATCAGATTTTAAAGCATATGTAACCAGTATACgagtgagaaaagggaaagatgtatgtCACATGTATGACTGCAGATCTAGACATGGTGGTAGTAGaggagataatgatgatgaagaccatctgatggagtttgaaggtcttctagctaagagacttccaagaggcactagtaaatataaagttaaactacctcttaagtgtttctcttgcaataagattggacatattg
This genomic stretch from Cryptomeria japonica chromosome 8, Sugi_1.0, whole genome shotgun sequence harbors:
- the LOC131032279 gene encoding uncharacterized protein LOC131032279 — its product is MVLSPPTTHGFKLNFDGVVRGGLATSGGIIRTHMGALVAAYAGNLNGHSSNQAKAMALAWGIHFSLTRGIRSMDIEGNSKLIIDVVKGRNRLNLTIEGTIKDTLRLISRLNSFRLMHVFKEGNRVVDALAALGLNISGLRCWRSQNSLPDHINYLLYGDKSEISIND